The window TTTCCTGGGAGACCTTACTGTTCATATAGAGAAAACTGTTCTTGTAGTTTTGTTGAGATGTCATTTTCAACCTATGTTTTATGTTTCTTGAGCTTATCAGTTACATCATGTAATTTCTGTCACCAACTTTCATAGGGTTGAACTATTTGATGGGGCGGGTGGTTTAGTTGAAGGATTCATACATAAAGTTGACAAAAGTGGCTCAGATGTTGAGTTATTAGAGGATGCTAGGATCATAGCTCCTCAAGGCATCCAATGGCATGTCTTTGCTGCATTTGGTGAGTCTTGTGAAATGTACTATGTAAACCATGATAGTTTTTTTATTCCATCCTGTAATCACTTTATTATTCTAATCCTCAGGGACACTGAAAGGCGGACGTGCTGATTGGCTTATAGAGAAATGTACTGTATGTTACTTACAATTTGggtgttcttcttcttcattgtctacttctaagtctgttttcttttcttatttaGGAACTAGGAGCTTCTAGTGTTACTCCTCTCCTGACAGAAAGATGTCACACAATTGCGGAAAATCGGGTGGACAGGCTGCAACGTCTTGTGCTGGCTGCAGTTAAACAATGTATAGAGTTTGGGTTTAACCTCCGTTCTTGGCATGTTGATTAATTAGTTTATGCTCAATTTGAATATGTTATTAGCATGTTCTCCGTATGCAATCGTGAGTGACTAAGATTTTGTAAAGACTAAATTGCTCCTGCCTTCTTAGTGACTGAAAACATACTAATCTCATTACTCTTATATCTTTTGTAGGCCAGAGGATACATGAAATGTCGCTGAAGCCCCCAATTCAGATAAGTCACCTTCTACCTGTTGTAAGTACCTCCTATGCTTTTGTTATCCATGCACCATGCATGACATATTGTGAGCAATCTCTAATTAATGCACTCACTACTGAGAGTTCCTTGGCTACTGTGGTCAAGTAACATTCATTTTTTAGAGCAACCATGATGTTCTGCAAACTATGGTTCGTTGTTAAGAAAACAGTTAAGATAATAATATTTCTGTTTAAATTAACATTTATTATTAGTTGGATGTGAAAGTAACATAatatcatggcttgtgtgattttTTTGGGTAACCATAGATGGAAATTGGTTATGTCTACACCTTCTTTCAGAATAATTATAACTACAGTTACATCGATGGCTTGTGCGTGGCGGAGGCGGCTGATGAAGTCGAACCGGGGGCCCGAGACTGCCAGGAGCGCACCCACAGCGGCTTCATCGGTGTCCCGTCGGGAGAGAGCGTCAGCCACCGTGTTCGTCGCGCCGGCCTTGTACTCCACGGTGAAGTCGAAGCCCAGCAGCTTGCCGACCCAGTGATGTTGTGGGATCGTGgcgaggcgctggtcgaggaggtACTTGAGGCTGTAGTGGTCCGTCTTGACGAAGAAGCGGCGCCCCCAGAGGTACGGACGCTAGTGGCGGACGGCTAGGACGAGGCCGATCAGCTCCCGCTCGTAAGCTGCCAGCGAGCGATGGCGAGGAGCCACCGGCCGACTGAAGAAAGCAATCGGGTGGCCCTCCTGGATGAGCACCGCCCCGAAACCGTACGTGGATGCATCACACTCCACGATGAAGGGCTTGGTGAAGTCCGGGAGCGCCAGCACCGGTGCCGAGGTCACGGCCCCTTTGAGGGCGAGGAAAGCCGCGGCGGCGTCATCGTTCCATGAGAATCCTTCCTTCTTCAGAAGTGCGGTGAGGGGGGCAGCGATGGAGCCGAAGTTGTGGACGAACTTCCTGTAGTAGCCTGCGAGGCCCAGGAAACCGCGCACCGCGCGCGTCGAGCGGGGCTGCGGCCACTCATGGATGGCTTGGACCTTGGCGGGGTCCATGGCCACTCCGGACGCCGAGATGATGTGGCCGAGGTAGCCGACGGAGTCGACGCCGAACGAACACTTGGACCTCTTGACAAAGAGGCGGTGTTGGCGTAGGAGGGTCAGGACGACGCGGAGATGATGCAGGTGGTCGGCCCAGCTCCTGCTGTAAATCAGGATGTCGTCGAAGAAAACAAGGACGAACCGGCGGAGGTGGGCGCGCAGCACGTCGTTCATGAGTGCCTGGAAAGTTGCCggggcgttgcacagcccgaacggcatcaccaggaactcgtacAGGCCGTCATGGGTATGGAACGCCATTTTGTGAATGTCCTCCGGCCGCATCCGTACCTGATGGTACCCCGACCGCAGGTCGAGTTTGGTGAAGAAGCGCGCCCCGTGGAGCTCATCCAGAAGCTCGTCGACGACGGGTATGGGAAACGCATCTTTTACGGTGAGGGCGTTCAAggcgcggtagtcgacgcagaagcgccatgagccatccgccttcttgacgaggaggaccggtGATGAGAACGCCGAGTTGCTGCGGCGGACGATGCCCTGTTGGATCATAGCGGAGCATTGGCGCTCCAGCTCGTCCTTGTGCGTCGCCGGGTATCGGTATGGGCGGACTGCCACCGGCGCTGCGTCCGGCTTGAGGGTGATGTTGTGGTCGCGGGCGCGGGGCGGTGGCAGTCCCGTGGGCTCGGCGAAGATGTTCCCGAACGTGGCCAACAGCTCATCGAGGAGCGGCGCGCTGGCCATGGTGGAGTGGAGCTGCAGCGCGGTGGCGATCGGCACGCCGGTCCAGTGTACGGGGCGCCCATGGAGCTGAAACGCCATGGAGGGCGCTGCGAAGTCCCAGACCACCGGCCCGAGGGTGGCCAACCACTGAGTACCGAGCACCACATCGAAACCTGCAAGTGGCATGACAAACAGATCGATGTTGAAGATGGTGCCGGCGATGGTGACTGGGGCCGCGCGGATAACCCCGGGGCACGAGACCTGCTCGCCGTTGGCCACGACGGCGGTGAGCCGAGGTCGGGGCTCCACCCTAAGCCCTGTGCGTGCCGCTGCCCCGGCGGAGATGAAGTTGTGGGTCGAGCCGCTGTCGAGGAGGGCGACGAGTGAGGCGGCACCCACGACGACGGCGAGCTGCATCGTGCCGCCGTAGGGCACGCCGGCGACCGCGTGCAAGGAGAAGACGGGGGCTTCCGAGTCCCCGATCTCGGCCGCAGCGTCCGCCCCCTCGTCGTCGATCGCCACGCCCTCGAGGAAGAAGATGCGCTTGCAGAACCTGTTATGGCCATGCGAATACTTTTCATTACAGTTAAAGCAGAGCCCTTGGCGACGCCGTTCCGCCATCTCCTCCTGGGTGAGGCGCCGCTGATTACCCTCGCCACGGCCCTGCTGGGCAGCCGCTGGGGGGGGAGGGAGCGCGAGcaggggcggcggcgctggaAGCGCGGGCCTCGCCGCGGGCGCGGGAATGATACCGCGCTGGGGAGCCCGAGGCGGGGGAGGCGGCGGCCGGTCGGCCTCCATCAGCTCCACCTGCCTTGCCAAACTCATGGCCGCCGCGAGGGACTCCGGGTTGTGGATGCGGACGGCATGGCTGAGTGGCGGCAGGAGTCCGCCGGTGAAGAGCTGGACGCGCTGCGCCTCGTCCAGACGGCCCGCTCGAGGCAGGAGGGCCTGGAAGCGGTTGGCGTACTCCTCCACGGTCCCGGTGCGTCGGCACTCCGCGAGCTCGAACAACGGTGCTGAACGAAGAGGAGGCCCGAACCGAAGGTTCAGGAGTTCCTTGAATCGCCCCTAGGTCGGCGTACCCTCGTCCTCCTGGAGCTGCGTGTACCATAGCTGCGCGACGTCGTCCAGGTGGTAGGACGCCATCCACACGCGCTCTTCTGCCATGGTACGATGCTGGCGGAAATACGAGTCGCACTTGTTGAGGAAAAGCATGGGATCAGTCGTGCCGTCGAAGCGGGGAAAATCCCACTTCTTGTGCTTGGGCGGATGATCCGGGAGCGGTCCCTCCGGGCGGTGCTCACCGCCACCGCCGGACGACGACGCGGacttctccatcttcatcaccgccATGTCGGCCTTCATGGTGGCCATATCGGCGGAGAGGGTCTTCAGGGATTCCAGGATGTCGGCAAGGGTCGGTTCGGCCATGGTGGGTGCTGGTGGGGAGTTGGGGCGGTGGTGGGCGGCTGCGGCTGTAGAGGATTGCGTGGAACGGGTGGGAGAGGATCGTCGAGACcttgataccaggttgtcaagagcACGGTGATCCAAGGCAGCAGGCCCTCGACTACGGAGCTCGTAGTCTCCGGCTGAGTCTTCCAGGGCGGAGGTTATACCCCTCACGGCCGCCTGGGCTTAAACACGAGAGGGAGGGAAGGAGATTGGTAATTGATCTTGCTTAATCCTCCATAATCCGAGTACAAGGTATATAAGGGCCAACCGGCCAACTAATTTTGGAAACAAACTCCTAATTTTGGGGCCTAATCTCCTCCTAGCCACTAAGATCGGCCCTGCCATCTGCGTTCGCGGCAGCCGCGGCCGCTGCGTGGCGCGCGCGCTCCTCGCGCTCCGCGGCTCGCTCCGCTGCTCTGCGGACGTCGCGCGCCCTGCGGCGTCTCGCGTACGCCGTGCCCCACATGACAGTCCGTGTATTGACCTTTATCTGCTGCTGGCCTTTTCTGCCATCAGGTATCACAGTCAAAGCTTGCTTTCCTAGCATCAGCAGAAGCGCCTCCTCTTTTAAGTGTTCTGCCAAAATCCAGCACTGAACAAAGTGGGCTTCTGATTATTGGACCTGAAGGAGGTATGCAAATCCGTTCATATTTAACTATTCGAATGTCTTAgaaatctaattatttaaatgatAAGATTATAATAGCGATACTGGTCAATATAAACTCGATTTTTCCCAAGCGCTTcttattactccctccatttcaaattataagacgttttagcttttctagatacattgcttgtactatgtatctagacagtgcatatctaagtgtatagaaaatgttatgtatctagaaaagccaaaatgtcttataatttggaatggagggagtacttgctTATTTATCATATGAATTTCGTTTTTGTTCGTTACCTGCATGGTTGCACTGAGAGGTTAACAAATGCTATAAATAATGCAAAGCAAATgtcaaaattttaaaacaaaacaGTAATCAAGTAGTGATTTACAATGTAGGTTCAGACAATCAGACATGAGAAGCTAGCAGAGTGTTAAACACATATGGGGTTACATTAAATTTCACCCATGATAAACTTTATAGTACCACTGACCAAGAGTACTTTTAACTTCAAAACAAAGAATCTTATCTCCAAAAAAATTTCAGATATGATGCCATATTGTTATGTTAGTGGATCTAATATGACCGTCCATATTTCAGACTTCACAGAAGAGGAGGTACATTCACTGAAATCAGCAGGTGCAGTCCCTGTCGGTCTTGGTCCATGCAGGCTACGAGTTGAGACAGCCACAATATCCCTCCTATCTGCTCTCATGCTATGGTCAGATGCTAAACACCAGTAAAGACAGCAATGCAGGTAATCAAAGGACAGTCGTTGTAGTATTACTAGTGTCCTCTTTCAGGTGACTATTACTGCAAAATACCATTCAGGATCTAGTTGGACTCAGTAATCGCGATCATGGGTAATTATTCCATTGGATCTCAGTACGCATTTCGCAAACAGCTTGGTCTTGGGCTTGATCAGCATGGAGGATGAACATCTCAGCACGTAATGTTTTGATTGGGTGACGTTGTCCTAGTGTGTTGGTTGAATTGTAATTTTTTGTATCAACAGCCTACAACTTCTCTCACCTTCAGTTTTGATGTAAAACAGTAAAAGCACACCATACAGCAGCCATACCCTGCGCTGTCGGTAATAGTAACACTTGTGGAGATTCAGATGTTCTGAAAACTCAAGATTCATTGCTAGTTGTATACAACAATCACACAATGCTGAATTTAGGTCCCATTTTCAGCCACCTTCATGTAGCATCAAGAACCAAGAACCAAGAACCGGTGCTGGTTTTCTTGTTAAACAAACCTCTCAAATCTCAATACACGAGGAAAATGAACGAATTACCCCCGAGACAACTCCAAAATCCACTCCAATCCTCACCTGGAAGCGTTTGGTGGATCAAAATTCCAGTCATGCTGTCGTTTTTAGTGGTCTTAATATACATTTTATTGTCTGCACTGCAATCCAACGCGTCGCACCATCGCTTCTTGGGGCGGAAGCAGCCCCAATCCAACGCGCCGCACCATGGCTTCTTGTCGCGACGACCGCACGCCGCCTCCTGATCACCCGTTGCGCGCCGAGCCGAACGTAGGCTTCACGGGACCGTGCCGTTGTCAATCTTTTTATCTGGTGGCGATGGCGCCGCCTCCCATGGCCTCTTTGCAAGTTGATGTCTCGCAGCTTCGCGCCATGCCGCGATAGCTCTTGCCGATCGACTGCCGCGGCGTGCATGCGCCACCAGTCACTTAAGGATGCCAGCCGGCGGCATATATCGCGTCGTCTCTGTCCACGTCGTCCCGTCCATGCAATGTTGCAGCGCCGTAGCTTAACCTGTCACCTCGGTTCAGCAATCAGCAAAGAGCATGCCACGGCGGCAGGGGTAAGGAACTCACGGTCACGGCGGCAATGATCATATATCTATCGCATGATTGATCGCCAACCACCTGgatggatggagaaagagaaaCGTATACGGTATACCTGAGGCAGGGATAAGGAAGGAACTCACGGTCACGGCGGCTTCATGACGCGGATGGCAGCCAGCAGCAGCTGGTACCTTCCAGAGTTCCATCCCTTGGCAACCACTGCCGCCGTCGCGATACAGACGAGGATTAGTTATCGGTACTGCCTGCGGCGCCGTGATCTGCAAACTAAGTTTACGATCGAGCAGGAGCAGACCAGGGTACGTAGTTGGCAAAAGGACCGCGTGGAGTTTCCATCTGGCAAGGAGATGGCACTGTTGCATGCGACCGGCCCCGGAAAGGCTCCAGCGACGGTGGCGCGCTTGGGCGACGTCGTGCGGTGCGGAGCCGTGACCGTGACCTGTGTGAGCACTCGAGAAGTAACGTACTCTGTAGGAGTCACGCTGTGGACCGGAATTACAGGAAACACTAGCCCACGCATTGGCCGGCCCATCGTACGGACCCCGTACGTATGGGTCGACCCAGTCCACGCCCACACAACGGAAGCCATCATCGGAGCCAACCAATCGGCAACCAGCGAGCGAGCACAATCGCAGCTACTACTTGCCGTGCCCGTGCGCCGCCGCCTTGCGTTGCGACCGCGCATGTCGATGGGCGCCTCCTCGTCAGCCACCCGGCGGCCGGGCCGTTTCGATCCTCGTGATGACGCCACGGTTGCAGCAGGGACAGTGACGTACGTGGCCGCAGCTCATACGTTATCGCGTGAACTGATCGTCGATCCATCCTCCCACACGGGGGCAAGGAAACTCAACCAAAGCCACCGATCGAGTGGATGCCGAGTTTGCCGATGCACGCGGCCGTACGTACGCACGCGCGTCGCGCCGTCGCCTTTTGTTGCGGCCGCACGTCACCGGCCGGTTGCGGGCCGCGCTTGCGCACCGCGGGCCGTTGCCCGCCCTGACTCGCCGCCGCGTACGTGGCGTTCTTCAGGCACTGGGTCGCGGTCGGCTATATGTCGGGCTCGTACGGGCGCATCTTACTGGAGTCGCACCGTACCCGGCCGAGGCCGACTGAAGCGGGCCATGCACCCGCTCAGATCCGCCCTTGGTTGCTGCCGTCGCACGACACGGCGGGCACCCATGTTCCATGGACCACGGATGACGGGCCCGGCGCTTGGCTCGCGTCGTTGCTTGCGCGCGGACAACCTGGCTAACATCCATCCAACAACTGACCAAAGCAAGCTAGCCAAGCCAGGGCAAACACAAACGTCTCCTTGAATCAAACTGAAACGAAACAGCCGCAGGCTACCGGCCGCTCAACAGGCGGCCTACGGCATTTCTGTTGTCCCGTGCTCAAGACAAAACCCCATGGATTCGCCATGGTTTCGTCTTCACGCATCGCGTGGACAAGTTGTCCGGTTtacttggctgataagctatggttAAAAGTACCgttcgc of the Miscanthus floridulus cultivar M001 unplaced genomic scaffold, ASM1932011v1 fs_191_1_2, whole genome shotgun sequence genome contains:
- the LOC136530750 gene encoding uncharacterized protein isoform X1, yielding MYCQRIHEMSLKPPIQISHLLPVVSQSKLAFLASAEAPPLLSVLPKSSTEQSGLLIIGPEGDFTEEEVHSLKSAGAVPVGLGPCRLRVETATISLLSALMLWSDAKHQ
- the LOC136530750 gene encoding uncharacterized protein isoform X3, producing the protein MSLKPPIQISHLLPVVSQSKLAFLASAEAPPLLSVLPKSSTEQSGLLIIGPEGDFTEEEVHSLKSAGAVPVGLGPCRLRVETATISLLSALMLWSDAKHQ
- the LOC136530750 gene encoding uncharacterized protein isoform X2, which gives rise to MYCQRIHEMSLKPPIQVSQSKLAFLASAEAPPLLSVLPKSSTEQSGLLIIGPEGDFTEEEVHSLKSAGAVPVGLGPCRLRVETATISLLSALMLWSDAKHQ